The DNA region ACAAAGCAGCCTGAACAGCTGCACCATAAGCAACAGCCTCATCAGGGTTGATGCCCTTGCATAGTTCCTTCCCATTGAAAAAATCTTGCAATAGATGCTGCACTTTGGGAATCCTAGAAGAACCACCAACCAGAACAACATCATCTATGTCACTCTTGTCCATCTTAGAGTCTTCAAGACACCTCTCAACTGTCTCCATACACTTTTTAAAGAGATCAATGTTCAGTTCCTCAAATTTGGCGCGAGTAATTGCTGAGCACAAGTCAGTGCTCTCAAATAAAGCATCTACCTCAATTGTGGTATCAGTGGCAAATGAGAGTGTCCTCTTTGCCTTCTCGCACGCACTTCTCAACCTCCTTAAGGCTCTTGGGTTCCCACTAATGTCCTTCTTGTGCTTCCTCTTAAACTCCTTAACAAAATGGTCCACCAGTATGTTATCAAAGTCCTCTCCTCCAAGGTGAGTATCACCAGCAGTGGCTTTCACTTGGAAGCTATCATCCTCAATTGTGAGAATAGACACATCAAAAGTGCCGCCACCAAGATCAAAGATGAAAACATTCCGCTTACCATCAAAACGAGATTTCTTTTGAAGGCCATATGCGAGACCTGCAGCGGTTGGTTCATTGATTATCCGCATAACATCAAGGCCAGCAATAGCTCCGGCATCTTTGGTGGCTTTTCGCTGAGAGTCATTGAAATAAGCAGGCACAGTGATAACTGCATTCCTTACAGGTGACCCCAAAAAGGCCTCAGCAATCTCCTTCATATTTGTGAGAACCATGGATGAGATATCTTCAGGAACAAGGTATTTTTCCTCACCTTTGTACTTAACAACAATAGTGGGTTTGTCATCAGTTCCAGCAATGACCTGAAAAGGCCAGAGCTTAACATCTTCCTGAACAACTGAATCACTGTATTTCCTTCCAATCAACCTCTTTGCATCTGCAAAAGTAAAAACAATATTGATGTATAATTTGTTTTGTTATGATAAAAACATAGAAGCCATGAATGGAATTAAGACgctaaaagaaaagaaaaccaaTTACCAAAGACAGTGTTTGATGGGTTTGTTGCAGCCTGATTTTTGGCAGCATCACCGATCAAGCTTTGTGTATCAGTGAAAGCAACCAAGGAAGGAGTGGTTCTGTTTCCTTGTTCATTATGAATGATCTCAGCTTGATTGTTCTGTTCTTGCCATATAGCAACACATGAGTAGGTAGTGCCTAAATCAATTCCTATTGCAGGTCCCTCATATTTTTTGGCCATTAATAGCTTCATCATCTATTAAATTGATCAGTAGCTGCTGTGTTTTCCTGTCTGGCTTTCTAGTCCTTTTTAgcttcttcttttgtttatgGGGGCTGTTTTcccctttttttctttgtttctgtTGTTGGACTTCTGTTTTATTGTAATGCTGTAACAGAAGTAGAGAAGATGGTTGATAATATGGCTATAATTGTTGTAATCAAgagattttttgttttcaagaTTTATTGTTGcaatttgttttcaaattagGATGATAGTTATTCCTAAAATCAAaattacatttaaaattgaatttaaatttatttgagtTACTCTTTATCACTTGATTTTAGAAATCAATTTACTCTTAATCACTTgattttagaaataaaaatttATCTTATATTACTTCATTAGGaatcaaaatttattatttttctgtttcATATTTGGCTCTTTGACTTCTGTCGCGCAGTTATAGTTTGGTCTTCGTGGAAACATCAGAATGATATCCTATCCTATTCAATTAATAGAGAAGTGTGTTAAATAGAGCAATTGAGCTTCTAGATATATGGAATTCAAGTAACCTTAAATCTGTTATTCCCTAAAACTCACCAGAAATGGAACCTTCCATGCCCAGGTCTTAATGGATTCGTGATTAGAGATGATTGTGGTGTTATCCAGGTTGCTGCTGCAAGCCATTTTGAAGCAAGCTTGGGCGAAACTCTTGCTCTGAATCTGCTAACTGTACGGTATAATGGGAATTGCCAACTTGTttagttagaacttagaagatATTATTATCTATGATTGTTTGGATGTAGCTTTCTTTTTGAACGAATGTATGGTCTAATTATGGCCAATATTCATGCTTTTATAAGGTTGACCATTTTGTGGTGGATATTGAATTTATTTGTCCTATCTACTATACTGTTAATTATATGTAAATGGGGCGTTTGTTTCACGGATTGGAAAAAGATTCCTGGGAATGTTTGGGTCGGAATCTACATTCCAGTGTTTGGTAgcagatttgaaaaaaatattcccGGGTATCTTTCATTCCTGGGTAAGTCATATGCCCATCCAGAAGCATTTCTCATTCCCATGATGGAGAGGTGGGTAAGTTGAATCCTGAATAGAAGGGAATGAGATTTTTGGTGTGAAATCTCTGAATTGCCACTACCCACTACCAACTATCCACTACCCTTGTCTTTTACCGCGAAGggtattttaataattttactaTCTATTCCCAGGAATATACATTTTGAACCAaacatatattataattataccCAGTAATATTAAAAAAGATTCTCAGGAACTGATTTTGTGAACCAAACGAATTTTTTAAAGATGTCTGGGAAT from Lotus japonicus ecotype B-129 chromosome 2, LjGifu_v1.2 includes:
- the LOC130739136 gene encoding heat shock cognate 70 kDa protein-like isoform X2, which produces MEGSISDAKRLIGRKYSDSVVQEDVKLWPFQVIAGTDDKPTIVVKYKGEEKYLVPEDISSMVLTNMKEIAEAFLGSPVRNAVITVPAYFNDSQRKATKDAGAIAGLDVMRIINEPTAAGLAYGLQKKSRFDGKRNVFIFDLGGGTFDVSILTIEDDSFQVKATAGDTHLGGEDFDNILVDHFVKEFKRKHKKDISGNPRALRRLRSACEKAKRTLSFATDTTIEVDALFESTDLCSAITRAKFEELNIDLFKKCMETVERCLEDSKMDKSDIDDVVLVGGSSRIPKVQHLLQDFFNGKELCKGINPDEAVAYGAAVQAALLTDGVMNVPNLVLLDVTPLSLGTSVKGDVMSVVVPRNTTIPVKKTQGYITIEDNQSRVLIEVYEGERTRASDNNLLGSFYLTGLTPAPRGSPYDVCFAIDENGILIVSAEERTTDNKNEITITNETDRLSAKEIKRMIQEAENHEVDDMKFKNRVTAMNDLDLYLYKMNKSMKDKCVSSKLPSIVQDKINSAIVKGKSLLDDGQQLETSVFVEFLMELKSIFEPAMAKKSIATRTWGKLKKLI
- the LOC130739136 gene encoding heat shock cognate 70 kDa protein-like isoform X1, which codes for MMKLLMAKKYEGPAIGIDLGTTYSCVAIWQEQNNQAEIIHNEQGNRTTPSLVAFTDTQSLIGDAAKNQAATNPSNTVFDAKRLIGRKYSDSVVQEDVKLWPFQVIAGTDDKPTIVVKYKGEEKYLVPEDISSMVLTNMKEIAEAFLGSPVRNAVITVPAYFNDSQRKATKDAGAIAGLDVMRIINEPTAAGLAYGLQKKSRFDGKRNVFIFDLGGGTFDVSILTIEDDSFQVKATAGDTHLGGEDFDNILVDHFVKEFKRKHKKDISGNPRALRRLRSACEKAKRTLSFATDTTIEVDALFESTDLCSAITRAKFEELNIDLFKKCMETVERCLEDSKMDKSDIDDVVLVGGSSRIPKVQHLLQDFFNGKELCKGINPDEAVAYGAAVQAALLTDGVMNVPNLVLLDVTPLSLGTSVKGDVMSVVVPRNTTIPVKKTQGYITIEDNQSRVLIEVYEGERTRASDNNLLGSFYLTGLTPAPRGSPYDVCFAIDENGILIVSAEERTTDNKNEITITNETDRLSAKEIKRMIQEAENHEVDDMKFKNRVTAMNDLDLYLYKMNKSMKDKCVSSKLPSIVQDKINSAIVKGKSLLDDGQQLETSVFVEFLMELKSIFEPAMAKKSIATRTWGKLKKLI